The Moorena producens PAL-8-15-08-1 genomic interval GAGGTGCTTTTGAATAAAACAGGTAAGCATTCGTTTAATCTGAGTTAAGTCTGCTGACGGCTGACCGCTGTTCGCGCACGCGTGAGCTAAAAGCTCACGGCTGAACGCGCACGCGTGCGCTTCGCGCATATGCTTAAGCGTTTTTGACGGTTGACGGTTAGCTGTAAACCAGACCCTGTAAACCAGACTTAGTACCCAGCACTGAAGACTCAGCTTAATCCTGTTTGGATTTAGTAAGTCCATTTTCTTCACTATACCGTTCTATAAAACGAATGAAACGATCCCACTGCTCTCGAGATTTCATTATGTAAGTTGCTTCTATAGCCATTGGTTCACCATTAACAAATTTGCCATTAACCTTACTGGTAGAAATCTCACCTTCTTCGTCAACCATGTACATTCCGGTGATATCTTCCTTAAAGTCTTTATCGATAGCTTGAGGCTTTTGAAAATAGAAGGTTGCAGTGCCAGTCTGACCAGTTTTCGAGCGAGTTATACGTATATCGGGTACAACTTCTTCTTTGATGCCTCTAGAGAACTGAATTTCTGCCATGCTATAAGTCCAATTAAGAAAATATTAAGAATCTTTACACCACTATCTTCTCATCCAAGCTGCAATAAATGGCAAAAAATTTTAACTGATGGCTGAACTGATGGCTGGGTTCACGACCTAGCAATGGCGAAAATAATCCAAATTTAGCCTAAGCAGTGGGAAAATGGGATTACACTGATACCGTTTCGGCAAACCGATTTAAGCAATCACTCGATCATACATGGGTAAACAGCGCGTTCTATCTGGAGTTCAACCAACTGGCAATCTTCACCTGGGTAACTATCTTGGAGCTATCCGCAACTGGGTCGAAGGTCAAAGTCAGTATGATAATCTATTTTGTGTAGTTGATTTACACGCTATTACTGTACCCCATAACCCAGCCACTCTAGCAGAAGATACCTTAAGCATTGCTGCCCTCTACTTAGCCTGCGGGATTGATTTAGAATGCTCTACTATCTTCGTACAATCCCATATCCCTGCCCACAGTGAACTAGCTTGGCTGCTCAACTGCATTACCCCTCTCAACTGGCTAGAGCGAATGATCCAGTTCAAGGAAAAAGCGGTTAAACAAGGGGAAAATGTCAGTACTGGCTTACTGGACTACCCGGTATTGATGGCAGCAGATATTCTACTTTATGATGCCGATAAAGTTCCAGTGGGAGAGGACCAAAAGCAACACATCGAACTGACTCGTAATATCGCTATCCGAGTTAATGACAAGTTTGGCAGTCAGGAGAAACTTGTGCTAAAGTTGCCAGAGCCTATGATCCGGCAAACGGGTGCTCGTGTCATGAGTCTCACTGATGGCAGGCGCAAAATGTCTAAGTCTGATCCATCCGAGTTGAGCAGGATTAACGTGCTTGACTCCCCTGAGGAGATCCAAAAGAAAATCAAGCGCTGTAAAACTGACCCAACTAGAGGCTTATGGTTTGATGACCCAGAACGCCCGGAATGTGATAATCTACTAACGTTGTATACCCTACTTTCTGGGAAAACGAAGGAAGAGGTGGCTACAGAATGTCGGGATATGGGTTGGGGTAAATTCAAGCCCTTACTGACAGAAGTAACAATTGAAGCACTCAAGCCGATTCAACAGAAGTATCACGATGTTAGGTCAGAGCAGGGCTATCTTGAGGGCGTGTTGCGAGAGGGGCGACAAAAAGCAGAAGCGATCGCAAACCAGACCTTGTCCAGGGTGAAAACTGCATTAGGGTTCATTGCTGTAACCTAATTCCTGGAGATAAGTAAATACTATAACCATAAATGACTAACCCCACTAAGAATTCGTTTCGCACTGCCGTTGAGTCCGGTGAATTTTTGATTACTGCAGAAGTGGCACCCCCCAAGGGGGGTAACCCAGCTCACATGGTCAAAATGGCTCAAACCCTCAAAGATAGAGTCCATGCTATCAATATCACTGATGGCTCTAGGGCAGTCATGCGGATGTCGTCTTGGGCAGCCTCGGTGATTTTACGCCAGCAGGGAATTGAACCAATTTGTCAGGTAGCTTGTCGCGATCGCAACCGGATCGCTTTGCAAGCTGACTTGATGGGTATTAACGCTTTAGGTATCGGTAATATTCTCGCTCTAACCGGTGATCCAGTCAAAGCAGGTGATCATCCTGATGCTAAAAGTGTATTTGATTTGGAATCAGTACGCCTATTGCAACTAATTACTAAGCTAAATCAAGGGGTTGATTTCAATGATAAGCCCCTTACTGATCAAGCAACTGATTTATTTACTGGTGCAGCAGTAGACCCCCAGCTCAAGAGTTGGTCAGGCTTACAGAGTCGGTTTGAAAAGAAACTGGAGGCGGGAGCAGAGTTTTTCCAAAGCCAGCTCATTTGCGATTTTGATCGCCTAGAGAAGTTTATGGATCAGATTGCGGCTGGTACTAATAAGCCAATTTTAGCAGGGATATTTTTGCTCAAATCCGCTAAAAATGCTAAGTTTATTAATAAAAAAGTTCCAGGGGTTAATATCCCTGACGAGATTATTGATCGGCTAGCAGCAGCAGATAATCAGTTACAAGAAGGGATAAAAATTGCCGCTGAGCAAGTTAAGCTCGCACAGCAACTGTGCCAGGGTGTTCACATGATGGCAGTCCGGCGAGAAGACTTGATTCCCCAGATTTTGGATTTGGCTGGCATTTCGCCATTGCAGAAATCCTCTCCCGTTAATGACTTTGTTTGTAAGTGAATTTCAGATAAATTGTTATAGCGCTATGCCGAGGGAATAGGGAACAGGGAAGAGGGAATAGGGTAAATATACCTTCTTCTATTCCCACTCTGCCTAATCTCCCCACACTTCCCACACTCCTCCCTATTCCCTGTTACCTTTTCTCCTTTTAACTAATACTAAAAATTACCGAACTAACTACAGGGGATAGGGTGAAAAAAGTTTGACTAATGTCTGTGAATGTCTCAATCAGTGAACGCCTCTGGAGGGATTGTAAAACATTGATTAGTTTTGAATCCGAGCTAATGGTAATATCCTGGCGCAATTGTTCCCGGGAAACGGGTGTGGTACTTGTCGCTAGATACTTGATCACTTCTATTTCTGACTGATCTAAGCGATTCAACTGTGCAATTAAAATTAACCTCATTGGCTCGGGAACAAATACCTCATTCAAGCTTAAAAATTTCGAGACACTGCCATTAAAGTATTTTTCAATTGTTGTCGCTACTAAATTTAAGGCTAAGGGATTGCCTCGATAACGGGTAATCAAGGTTTCCCATTCTTCCGTATTTCCAAACAAACCGTTATCTACTAAGATTTTTTCAGCTTCTTCTGTAGGTAAACCCTTGAGAGTTAAGGAAGCAGTAGTGTTATTTTTTTGCTGCAGTAACTCTAGTTGTAGAAATTTTTCCCAACTGATCAGGAGCAAAGCACTTTGGTGTTTTTCCTGTGCTACTCGTCTCAATAGCTGACCATAATCCTGATAGTTGGCTTGATAGTATCCAGCTATAGCGCCAGGATTTAAAATCTGTTCTGCGTCATCCAGTACGATCAGACACCGATGCTCTTGTAAATATTTTATCAAGGTAGAAATAAGAGCGTTGATATCTTCTGGTAAGTTTAATGATTGGTGGTGAGATAGGAATAGAATCAGCTCTACTAGCAGTTGCTTAAGGGGTGGAGCATGGCGAAGATTACGCCAAATGATATATTCAAATTCTCCCTGAAGGTTGTTTGCCAGTTTGACAGCCAGAGTGGTTTTACCAATCCCTCCTATACCCAAAATGGCTACTAGTGAGTATTGGTTTTTACTAATCCATTGTTGGAGTTGATTGAGTTCATTAGTGCGTCCATAGAAAGCAGAAATTTCTGGTGCTTCCCCCCAATCGTGGTGGTACTGAGGCATTTTGTATCCTGCAACTTCTAGCCACTTAGGGACGTCTTTCCAGTTACTAAGGCTATTGGATTCTCGGTTAGTTAGTGCTTCGACATATCGATACAATCCCCTAGTGAGAGCAACAGCGATTGAGTTAGAGCTCCGATGGAGAGTCTCAGCTATTTTTTTTGGGGAGTAGCCAGAAAGCAATCCTCTCAAGTACACTTTTTCGACTGGTGTAAGTGTAGTTTTATTCTGGGTTTCCCTCTGTTTTTGCTCGCCAATATCTATATATAAATTGTCTAAATCCCAGAGCTTTACTGCTTCTAAAAACAGTTCATCTTCTGGATAAAACGCACCCTGCGCCATTT includes:
- the psb28 gene encoding photosystem II reaction center protein Psb28, with the translated sequence MAEIQFSRGIKEEVVPDIRITRSKTGQTGTATFYFQKPQAIDKDFKEDITGMYMVDEEGEISTSKVNGKFVNGEPMAIEATYIMKSREQWDRFIRFIERYSEENGLTKSKQD
- the trpS gene encoding tryptophan--tRNA ligase produces the protein MGKQRVLSGVQPTGNLHLGNYLGAIRNWVEGQSQYDNLFCVVDLHAITVPHNPATLAEDTLSIAALYLACGIDLECSTIFVQSHIPAHSELAWLLNCITPLNWLERMIQFKEKAVKQGENVSTGLLDYPVLMAADILLYDADKVPVGEDQKQHIELTRNIAIRVNDKFGSQEKLVLKLPEPMIRQTGARVMSLTDGRRKMSKSDPSELSRINVLDSPEEIQKKIKRCKTDPTRGLWFDDPERPECDNLLTLYTLLSGKTKEEVATECRDMGWGKFKPLLTEVTIEALKPIQQKYHDVRSEQGYLEGVLREGRQKAEAIANQTLSRVKTALGFIAVT
- a CDS encoding methylenetetrahydrofolate reductase, which produces MTNPTKNSFRTAVESGEFLITAEVAPPKGGNPAHMVKMAQTLKDRVHAINITDGSRAVMRMSSWAASVILRQQGIEPICQVACRDRNRIALQADLMGINALGIGNILALTGDPVKAGDHPDAKSVFDLESVRLLQLITKLNQGVDFNDKPLTDQATDLFTGAAVDPQLKSWSGLQSRFEKKLEAGAEFFQSQLICDFDRLEKFMDQIAAGTNKPILAGIFLLKSAKNAKFINKKVPGVNIPDEIIDRLAAADNQLQEGIKIAAEQVKLAQQLCQGVHMMAVRREDLIPQILDLAGISPLQKSSPVNDFVCK
- a CDS encoding NB-ARC domain-containing protein, with the protein product MAQGAFYPEDELFLEAVKLWDLDNLYIDIGEQKQRETQNKTTLTPVEKVYLRGLLSGYSPKKIAETLHRSSNSIAVALTRGLYRYVEALTNRESNSLSNWKDVPKWLEVAGYKMPQYHHDWGEAPEISAFYGRTNELNQLQQWISKNQYSLVAILGIGGIGKTTLAVKLANNLQGEFEYIIWRNLRHAPPLKQLLVELILFLSHHQSLNLPEDINALISTLIKYLQEHRCLIVLDDAEQILNPGAIAGYYQANYQDYGQLLRRVAQEKHQSALLLISWEKFLQLELLQQKNNTTASLTLKGLPTEEAEKILVDNGLFGNTEEWETLITRYRGNPLALNLVATTIEKYFNGSVSKFLSLNEVFVPEPMRLILIAQLNRLDQSEIEVIKYLATSTTPVSREQLRQDITISSDSKLINVLQSLQRRSLIETFTDISQTFFTLSPVVSSVIFSIS